The following coding sequences are from one Rutidosis leptorrhynchoides isolate AG116_Rl617_1_P2 chromosome 11, CSIRO_AGI_Rlap_v1, whole genome shotgun sequence window:
- the LOC139876085 gene encoding uncharacterized protein: protein MEHDEQQQRQVSNGSASFEKLPPFSSKYPWFIVENFKEEDDGIDTEFFSTLHDPLIQYQSQIPEFHGKRIRGCFHGWLILSDHPHNVLCSLWNPVTLKIVRLPPLSLKDGIDESIDECLLTAPPEDPDSVILLRRCDESTFVFCQLNRKRKRMRWIEMSYDKQLKKITYNGELVESLTCCNGKIYALNTDGILGPIVIEVEIVVKGSEVIIQLVVFGACPWPDSYHCYNRDNFIKGYGTDLFCISIFYQGDTKKIGNVILFRLDTGSIKWEELECLKKWDVSDMIVEKDGYEDHKDLGITRVMWEEMNDLKDAIFYVDLGRDITIFYTPVVESELGGYIHIRDETDDILYLYHVRDRTIIASSIPSQVVSTTHVSMWEGRLDDNQVEAKCTGTVKQDEVLKHNESRLHNIPFDVLEMIMKYCVGVEYLNFRATCRLCCLAAPLIKWSNELQILHNYSLNSPCLMVISKYREIITFTDVLSGDNYFIKKNFQVLSIVDDRMYCSRYGWLLFESKEFECPVFFNPFTSDVRKLLDFEIGFIKSLCFSAPPNSSNCIVAGFAVYEGQRFIIYSVDGEPSWRVIHLDDDHNFRYSLTFIGRDLYALGQDGEVIAFKDFGKEEVRRIVLSKAPISSCDAMSQYFLMSCDEHLLVVIVGDEFGEVEVFKRNDEADKWEKIDGIGKRTIYIGSTTSICIDAKTPKMENKIYFTQLVWYSLETHTYHTFDGKIMKTCIGGFFGAKSHINCHAWIEPSWCQLT, encoded by the exons atGGAGCATGATGAGCAGCAGCAGCGTCAGGTTTCTAACGGTTCAGCATCATTTGAAAAGTTGCCTCCTTTTTCTTCAAAATATCCATGGTTTATTGTTGAGAACTTCAAAGAAGAAGACGACGGTATTGATACAGAGTTTTTCTCTACACTTCACGACCCGTTGATTCAATATCAATCTCAAATCCCCGAGTTTCACGGAAAACGCATACGAGGTTGTTTCCATGGCTGGTTGATTCTATCAGACCATCCGCATAATGTTTTGTGCTCTCTTTGGAACCCAGTGACTTTGAAGATTGTACGTCTTCCCCCTCTCAGTTTGAAAGATGGTATTGATGAATCGATTGATGAATGTTTGTTAACGGCTCCTCCTGAAGATCCTGATTCAGTCATTCTGTTAAGGAGATGTGATGAATCTACATTTGTCTTTTGTCAACTAAATCGTAAAAGAAAGAGGATGAGATGGATTGAAATGTCATATGATAAACAACTCAAGAAAATAACATATAATGGTGAATTAGTAGAAAGCCTAACTTGTTGTAATGGTAAAATATATGCCTTAAATACCGACGGTATTTTGGGTCCTATTGTCATAGAGGTTGAGATTGTAGTAAAGGGCAGTGAAGTTATCATTCAACTAGTGGTGTTTGGGGCTTGCCCTTGGCCTGATTCCTATCATTGTTATAATAGGGATAATTTTATTAAAGGTTATGGTACGGATTTGTTCTGCATTAGTATTTTTTATCAAGGGGATACTAAGAAAATTGGTAATGTAATTTTGTTTCGATTAGACACTGGTAGCATAAAGTGGGAAGAGTTGGAATGCCTCAAGAAATGGGACGTGAGTGATATGATAGTGGAAAAAGATGGATATGAAGACCATAAAGACTTGGGCATCACTCGAGTTATGTGGGAAGAAATGAATGACTTGAAAGACGCTATCTTTTATGTGGATCTTGGTCGTGATATAACCATATTTTATACCCCCGTAGTTGAATCCGAGTTAGGGGGTTATATACACATCCGTGATGAAACGGATGATATATTATACTTGTACCATGTTAGAGATAGAACCATCATCGCATCTTCTATACCTTCGCAAGTGGTCTCAACAACCCATGTGTCGATGTGGGAAGGAAG GCTAGATGACAATCAGGTAGAAGCCAAATGTACGGGTACCGTTAAACAAGACGAGGTTTTGAAGCATAACGAATCACGCTTGCACAATATTCCATTTGACGTTTTGGAGATGATCATGAAATATTGTGTCGGTGTGGAGTACCTTAACTTCCGTGCAACATGCAGACTATGTTGTCTAGCAGCACCTCTAATAAAGTGGAGTAACGAGTTACAAATATTGCATAATTATTCGTTAAATTCACCCTGTCTAATGGTTATCAGTAAATATCGAGAAATTATCACTTTTACAGATGTGTTGTCGGGTGATAACTACTTTATAAAGAAGAATTTCCAGGTACTGTCGATTGTGGATGACAGGATGTATTGTTCGAGGTATGGCTGGTTGTTGTTCGAGAGCAAAGAATTTGAATGTCCGGTGTTCTTCAACCCTTTCACAAGTGACGTTCGCAAGCTTCTAGATTTTGAAATTGGTTTCATAAAAAGCTTGTGTTTCTCAGCACCACCTAATTCCTCTAATTGTATAGTTGCTGGATTTGCAGTTTACGAAGGACAGCGGTTTATTATCTACTCTGTAGATGGAGAACCATCTTGGCGTGTTATTCATCTTGATGATGATCATAATTTTAGATATTCTTTAACATTTATTGGCCGAGATCTTTATGCACTAGGTCAAGACGGAGAAGTTATTGCATTCAAAGATTTCGGTAAAGAAGAAGTTCGAAGAATTGTTTTATCCAAAGCACCTATAAGTAGTTGCGATGCTATGTCACAATATTTCTTGATGAGTTGCGATGAGCATCTTTTAGTGGTCATTGTGGGTGATGAGTTTGGAGAAGTTGAGGTATTCAAGCGAAACGATGAGGCGGATAAATGGGAGAAAATAGATGGTATAGGGAAGCGCACGATTTATAT